Sequence from the Sphingomonas suaedae genome:
ATCTGGCGGTCTGGCGCGGCAACCCCTGTGGGTCCCCCGCGTGCGCGGCGCAGCACCGAACGGATTCGGGCGAGCAGTTCGCGCGGATTGGCGGGTTTGGGCAGATAATCGTCGGCGCCCATTTCCAGTCCGACGATGCGATCGACATCCTCGCCGATTGCCGAGTGCAGGATAATCGGCGGCGCCGTGGCCGGATCGAGCGCGCGCAATAGCGTCAGTCCATCCTCCCCCGGCATCATCACATCCAGCACGACGAGATCATAGCGATGCTGGTCGAGCGCGGCGCGCATCGCCGCGCCGCCCTCCGCCAGATCGACGACATAGCCGTGCCCGACCAGGAACGCGGCCATCAGCTCGCGGATTCCGGGGTCGTCATCGACGATCAAGAGGCGGGTTTCCAGGTCCAAATGGGTGGCCGTCTGCATGTCCGCGGGGGGTGGGCGTCCAGCGTATCCGCCGCGTTTCACGGCTGCAATCCGGTGTAATGCGCGCGCGCTGTGGCGCAGGTGCAACAGGTGCGTCGCGCGGAGCGTCGAATCTGTACGGCCTCAGCTTGTCTTTTGGTGCCTCCACTGCTAGGGGCGCGTCCCAACGCCCGGGGCAGGTGGCTTCGGCGATCCCTGTCCTATTGAATAAGAATCTGGAGTTGAGACGGCTTTATGCAAATCATCGTTCGCGACAATAACGTCGACCAGGCGCTGCGGGCGCTCAAGAAGAAGCTGCAGCGTGAAGGCGTTTATCGTGAGATGAAGCTGCGCCGTCACTATGAAAAGCCCAGCGAAAAGCGCGCTCGCGAGCGCGCCGCAGCGGTCCGCCGCGCGCGCAAGCTGGAGCGCAAGCGCATGGAGCGCGACGGCGCCCGTTAAGGCCTGATTCGCCGATTCGCGGGGGTCGTCCGCGCGAATCGGTGCGACTTTTGTGACTTTCCGCCGCGCCGTCGGCCGGCCAGCCCGGGATAGCTGATCCATGTCGACCGTCACCGCCGTGCCGATTGCGCCGACCAAGCGCAGCTATCTCGTCTGGCTGTGGATCGGCATCGTCGCCGCGATCGCCGCGGGGGCCGCGCTGGCATGGGTCGGCACCGGCACGATTGTGGCCGAGCGCGCCGACAATGCGACCTTCCTGTCCTGGAATAAGGACAAGGCAGGCGTAACCGAGACCGCGTCGGGCCTTCAGATCGAGACGATCACCGAAGGGACCGGTGCCAGCCCGACCGACGCCGATGTCGCGCTGGTCAATTACAAGGGTACGCTGCGCAACGGCGAGACGTTCGACGCCAGCCAGCAGCCGACCCCGCTGCCTGTTGCGGGCATGATCCCCGGCTTCACCGAAGGGCTGAAGCTGATGAAGAAGGGCGGCAAGTACCGGCTGTGGATCAAGCCGGAGCTCGGCTATGGCAGCGAGGCGCGCCGCGACCAGAGCGGCCGCGAGGTGATCCCCGCCGATTCGCTATTGATCTTCGAGGTCGAGCTGCTCGAATTCCTGCCGCAGAGCGTCTATATGCAGATGATGCAGCAGCAGATGGGCGGCGTACCGGGAGCGCCCGGAGCCCCCGGCGGTGCGACCCCGCCCCCGGACGAGGGCCGCTGACGCTTCGCTGGCCGAAATCAGCTCGGGAGACGCGCTGATTTGCCGCGCCTTCAGCCTGTGAACGCAACCGGATAGACGTTGCGGCCTTCGCCCGTCGATCGTCCGATCAGATAGGCACGTTGGCGTTCCGCCTCTCCACGGGTGGGGAGGGTGACGCAGGTCGTGCTCATTTCGTCGAAAACCCAGCTGTTGCCATAAGGTGCGATGCCGTAGCGCAAAAACGCGATGAAGGACCGGCGCACTGCCGCAACGTCGCGCTCGCGCGATTCGAAGGGCGCGGTGACGATCAGGCCGCCGCCGCGCGACGAGGTGCTCACCGCACTGCAAAAACGGAAATTCGTCTGGGCCTGGGTAGGGGCTGCGGTGAGAGCCGTCACCAGGGTGAACGCGATCAAGGCGCACTTCATTGGGATTCTCGTCCTCGCGCTGTCATAACGATGTCCTATCGGCAAATCATTCGCCCGGCTACCTCGACCGAATTCGTCATTTGCGTTGTCGGGTGCGTCGATCCAAAAATCGGACAAGCGGCGCGATTCAGGTAAGCTCTTGATTGCCCGGCAGATGCTTGAAGTGTAGGGCATATGCTGCATTTGCACTCGATACGCCGCACTGCCTCGGCGATGAAACAAATCGGGACGAGTGAGGCAATGACGAGTCGTGTGGGACCTTGGCACTCTCGGATTGCCAAAGTTGCGAACTAATGGCCCTGCAGGGGGCTTGGAGACGGGGGCTCCGTAACGCATGCTGATGGCTCGAAATCGACCGAACGAACGGATGCGCGTCACGCAGTCCTTTCGCTTTCAGTTTATGAGCCTGGTGCTGCTCGCCGGCGCACTTCCATTCGCGGCTAACGGTTTTTCCCTTGGCCTGAACGATCAAATCGCACGCAACAGCGTGATTGCCTCCTTGTCCGCCGCAATTGTCGGTCTGTTGATTCAGCGCCGCATGTCCGCCTATCCTGGGACTGGCGCA
This genomic interval carries:
- a CDS encoding response regulator, translated to MQTATHLDLETRLLIVDDDPGIRELMAAFLVGHGYVVDLAEGGAAMRAALDQHRYDLVVLDVMMPGEDGLTLLRALDPATAPPIILHSAIGEDVDRIVGLEMGADDYLPKPANPRELLARIRSVLRRARGGPTGVAAPDRQMLRFGGWRLDPVGRQLHDPDDVVINLSDGEFRLLLALAEHPRRVLTRDQLLDLSRGVNAEHFDRAIDVQMSRLRKKLARPGEEDMIRTIRNEGYLFNAEVVRR
- the rpsU gene encoding 30S ribosomal protein S21; its protein translation is MQIIVRDNNVDQALRALKKKLQREGVYREMKLRRHYEKPSEKRARERAAAVRRARKLERKRMERDGAR
- a CDS encoding FKBP-type peptidyl-prolyl cis-trans isomerase yields the protein MSTVTAVPIAPTKRSYLVWLWIGIVAAIAAGAALAWVGTGTIVAERADNATFLSWNKDKAGVTETASGLQIETITEGTGASPTDADVALVNYKGTLRNGETFDASQQPTPLPVAGMIPGFTEGLKLMKKGGKYRLWIKPELGYGSEARRDQSGREVIPADSLLIFEVELLEFLPQSVYMQMMQQQMGGVPGAPGAPGGATPPPDEGR